The Parambassis ranga chromosome 19, fParRan2.1, whole genome shotgun sequence genome contains a region encoding:
- the mon2 gene encoding protein MON2 homolog isoform X3, whose translation MSTSSPEAVKKLLENMQTDLRSLSMECKKKFPPVKEAAESGIVKIKTIAARNTDILAALKENSSEVVQPFLMGCGTKEPKITQLCLTAIQRLMSHEVVSEAAAGNIINMLWQLMENGLEELKLLQTVLVLLTTNTVVHDEVLSKAIVLCFRLHFTKDNITNNTAAATVRQVVTVVFERMVAEDERFKGIVEQPPPVQGNTNRRSVSTLRPSAKDAYMLFQDLCQLVNADAPYWLVGMTEMTRTFGLELLESVLNDFPGVFLQHQEFSFLLKERVCPLVIKLFSPNIKFRQGSSSAASPAPVEKPYFPICMRLLRVVSVLIKHFYSLLVTECEIFLSLLVKFLDGEKPQWLRAVAVESVHRLCVQPHLLRSFCQSYDMKQHSTKVFRDIVNALGSFIQSLFIVPSVGNPAVVSAPAGGSGSGPQGTAQGGTGPGGVSGTLTTQAAFEYRGTWIPLMTVSVQGSAKATYLEMLDKVEPPSIPEGYAMSVAFSALLDLVRGITSMIERELSMEEEAAAEFREAHPDQEWKPQAGAHLVWEEMVSACWCGLLAALSLLLDASTDETATENILKAELTMASLCGRLGLVTPRDAFITAICKASLPPHYALTVLSSNAANLSSKAYSIQGQSVQIISPSSESHQQVVAVGQPLTAQPQGTVVLTAKNIQCMRTLLNLAHCHGAVLGTSWQLVLATLQHLVWILGLKPGVGGALKPGRAVEGPSTVLTTAVMTDLPVISNILSRLFESSQYLDDVSLHHLINALCSLSLEAMEMAYGNNKEPSLFAVAKLLETGLVNMDRIEILWRPLTGHLLEKVCQHPNSRMREWGAEALTALIKAGLAYKHDPPLAQNQRLQLLLLNPLKELSNVLHADIRQKQLECVLQILQSQGDSLGPGWPLVLGVIGAIRNDQGESLIRTAFQCLQLVVTDFLPTMPCTCLQIVVDVAGSFGLQNQELNISLTSIGLLWNISDYFFQRGEAITQELEREEEALQKQAQEKGETLNRPFHPAPPFDCLWLCLYAKLGELCVDPRPAVRKSAGQTLFSTIAAHGTLLQQPTWHIVVWKVLFQLLDCVRTSSTTADKEKIESGGGNILIHHSRDTAEKQWAETWVLTLAGVARIFNTRRYLLQQLGDFFEAWEVLLNHIQSAALSKNNEVSLAALKSFQEILQIVTPVKDSDKGGDALAAMGVPPVLIDPLSASGPGRPLVRSDSLVERLTRYNGAELQAPPPGEESALEDSALWWSAWNTWYRTGTDSTRPPSGPTEKLSFIPSQPFLTALIQIFPALYQHIKSNFSMEDLKKLGVILHGAVSVPISSDASPFILPSYTEAVLTSLQEAVLTALDVLQKAICVGPENLQVMYPAIFEQLLLFVEFSCKPPQYGRMETKHVANAKYNQAEWVALNYVPFAERSLEVVVDLYHKTACHKAVINEKVLQNIIKTLRMPLGLKYACPSESTWKLAVSSLLKVLSIGLPVARQHASSGKFDTMWPELANAFEDFLFTKSTPPDNLSIQEFQKNEAIDVEVVQLISTEILPFANFIPKDFVGQIMAMLNKGSIHSQSPSFTEAEIDVRMREEFSKVCFETLLQFSFSNKVSTPQEGYISRMALSVLLKRSQDVLRRYVEDERLSGRCPLPRQQVTEIIFVLKAISTLMDSLKKTQPENVDGNTWAQVIALYPTLVECITCSSSEVSSALKEALGPFKDFMQPPVSKVQNGES comes from the exons ATGTCGACGAGCAGTCCCGAAGCGGTGAAGAAATTGCTGGAGAACATGCAGACGGATCTGCGGTCTCTCTCCATGGAGTGCAAGAAGAAATTCCCCCCAGTCAAAGAG gcTGCAGAGTCTGGCATTGTAAAGATTAAGACCATTGCAGCCAGGAACACAGACATACTGGCAG CGCTGAAGGAGAACAGCTCGGAGGTTGTGCAGCCCTTTCTGATGGGCTGTGGCACCAAAGAGCCAAAGATCACCCAGCTGTGTCTGACTGCTATTCAGAGGCTTATGTCCCATGAGGTGGTTTCTGAG GCAGCAGCAGGGAACATTATCAACATGTTGTGGCAGCTGATGGAAAATGGtttggaggagctgaaactttTACAGACTGTGTTGGTCCTTCTAACCACCAACACCGTCGTACATGATGAAGTACTTTCCAAG GCTATTGTGCTGTGTTTCCGTCTTCACTTCACTAAGGACAACATCACcaacaacacagctgctgccaCCGTCAGACAGGTCGTCACTGTGGTGTTTGAGAGGATGGTGGCCGAGGATGAGCGCTTTAAAG GTATTGTGGAGCAACCTCCACCTGTTCAGGGAAACACCAACCGGCGGTCTGTCAGTACACTGAGACCCAGTGCTAAGGATGCATATATGCTGTTCCAG GACTTGTGCCAGCTAGTGAATGCTGATGCCCCCTACTGGCTGGTGGGAATGACAGAGATGACCCGGACATTTGGCTTGGAACTGCTGGAGTCAGTTCTTAATGATTTCCCTGGTGTTTTCCTACAG CACcaagagttcagcttcctgctgaAAGAACGAGTATGCCCTCTTGTCATCAAGCTCTTCTCCCCCAACATAAAGTTCCGGcagggcagcagcagcgctgCCTCTCCAGCACCTGTGGAGAAACCTTATTTTCCCATCTGCATGCGGTTGCTCCGTGTGGTCTCAGTCCTCATCAAACACTTCTACAGCTTACTG GTGACTGAGTGTGAGATCTTCTTGTCTCTGCTGGTGAAGTTTCTGGATGGGGAGAAGCCACAGTGGCTAAGAGCAGTGGCCGTGGAATCAGTCCATAGGCTCTGCGTGCAGCCGCATTTGTTACG TTCTTTCTGCCAGTCGTACGACATGAAGCAACACTCTACTAAGGTATTCAGAGACATTGTCAATGCCCTGGGATCCTTCATTCAGTCCCTCTTCATTGTCCCCAGTGTTGGCAACCCTGCTGTTGTCAGTGCACCTGCTG GTGGGTCTGGTTCAGGGCCCCAAGGCACAGCACAGGGTGGCACAGGACCAGGAGGGGTCAGTGGAACCCTGACCACACAGGCGGCGTTTGAATACCGTGGTACCTGGATCCCCCTTATGACTGTTAGTGTCCAGGGCAGCGCCAAGGCCACCTA TTTAGAGATGCTGGACAAAGTTGAGCCTCCATCCATCCCAGAGGGCTATGCTATGTCCGTGGCCTTCAGTGCTCTGCTCGACCTGGTGAGGGGCATCACCTCCATGATTGAAAGAGAACTGTCCATGGAAGAGGAGGCAGCTGCTGAATTCAGGGAGGCTCACCCAGACCAGGAGTGGAAACCACAAGCTG GAGCCCACTTGGTGTGGGAGGAGATGGTCAGTGCCTGCTGGTGTGGTCTCCTGGCTGCcctgtctctgctgctggatgCCAG CACGGATGAGACGGCCACAGAGAACATCCTGAAGGCGGAGCTAACCATGGCTTCGCTGTGTGGTCGCCTGGGCTTGGTGACACCGCGTGATGCCTTCATCACAGCTATCTGCAAGGCCTCTCTGCCACCACACTATGCCCTAACTGTTCTCAGCAGCAATGCTGCTAACCTCTCTAGCAAAG CCTACTCAATCCAGGGCCAGAGTGTGCAGATTATCAGTCCCTCCAGTGAGTCTCATCAGCAGGTGGTTGCTGTGGGGCAGCCACTCACCGCCCAGCCCCAGGGCACTGTGGtg CTGACTGCCAAGAACATCCAGTGTATGAGAACCCTGTTGAACCTGGCTCATTGCCACGGGGCCGTGCTGGGCACCTCCTGGCAGCTGGTACTGGCTACCCTCCAG CACTTGGTTTGGATCTTGGGTCTGAAGCCGGGGGTGGGTGGGGCCCTGAAGCCTGGTCGAGCAGTTGAGGGACCCAGCACT gtgctgaccacagcaGTGATGACAGACCTGCCCGTCATCTCCAACATCCTATCCAGACTCTTTGAGAGCTCTCA ATACCTGGATGATGTGTCCCTGCACCACCtgatcaatgctctctgttccCTCTCCCTGGAAGCCATGGAAATGGCTTATGGAAACAATAAA GAACCATCTCTGTTTGCGGTTGCCAAGCTGCTGGAAACTGGCCTTGTAAACATGGATCGTATAGAGATCCTGTGGAGACCCCTGACTGGCCACCTACTGGAG AAG GTCTGCCAGCACCCAAACTCCAGAATGAGAGAGTGGGGGGCCGAGGCGTTGACAGCGCTCATCAAAGCAGGGCTGGCCTACAAACATGATCCTCCACTGGCCCAAAATCAG CGGCTGCAGCTTCTGTTGCTGAACCCCCTGAAGGAGTTGTCAAACGTGCTGCACGCAGACATCCGGCAGAAACAGCTAGAGTGTGTCCTGCAGATCCTGCAGAGCCAAGGAGACAGCCTGGGGCCTGGATGGCCCCTCGTTTTAGGTGTTATAGGAGCCATCCGCAATGATCAAGG TGAGTCACTGATCCGAACAGCCTTCCAGTGCCTGCAGTTGGTGGTGACAGACTTCCTCCCCACCATGCCTTGCACATGCCTCCAGATCGTAGTGGATGTAGCTGGCAGCTTTGGCCTTCAGAACCAGGAGCTCAACATCAGCCTCACGTCCATCGGCTTACTG TGGAACATTTCAGACTACTTCTTTCAAAGAGGCGAAGCCATCACACAGGAGCTGGAGAGGGAAGAGGAAGCACTGCAGAAACAAGCCCAGGAGAAAGGAGAAACCCTCAACAGGCCTTTCCACCCTGCCCCTCCCTTTGACTGCCTGTGGCTGTGCCTGTACGCCAAGCTGGGTGAGCTGTGTGTCGATCCGCGGCCCGCTGTGCGTAAGAGTGCTGGACAGACATTGTTCTCCACCATTGCTGCACATGGAACCTTGCTGCAGCAGCCAACGTGGCATATTGTGGTCTGGAAG GTCCTGTTCCAACTACTAGACTGCGTGAGGACGTCATCCACCACAGCAGATAAGGAGAAGATCGAGTCTGGAGGTGGGAACATTCTTATCCACCACTCACGAGATACTGCTGAAAAACAGTGGGCAGAGACGTGGGTGCTGACCCTGGCTGGGGTGGCACGCATTTTCAACACAAGGCGCTATCTCCTCCAGCAATTAG gtgattTCTTTGAGGCATGGGAGGTGCTGCTGAACCACATACAGTCAGCAGCTCTCAGCAAAAACAACGAGGTCTCCCTGGCTGCCCTCAAGAGCTTTCAAGAAATCTTGCAGATTGTTACACCTGTAAAAGACTCCGACAAAGGAGGGGATGCTCTTGCCGCCATGGGCGTCCCCCCAGTGCTCATTGACCCCCTCTCAGCATCTGGTCCTGGCAGACCTCTGGTGCGTTCGGATTCGCTAGTGGAACGGTTGACGCGGTACAACGGTGCTGAGCTACAGGCGCCACCGCCTGGCGAGGAGTCAGCCTTAGAGGACTCGGCATTATGGTGGTCTGCGTGGAACACGTGGTACCGAACAGGAACGGACAGCACTAGGCCACCTAGTGGTCCGACAGAGAAGCTCTCCTTCATCCCTAGCCAGCCCTTCCTCACAGCATTAATCCAGATCTTCCCAGCACTCTACCAGCACATCAAATCCAACTTTAGTATGGAGGATCTGAAAAAGTTAGGGGTCATCCTCCATGGGGCCGTGTCAGTGCCTATCAGCAGTGATGCCTCTCCCTTCATCCTTCCCTCCTACACTGAGGCAGTGCTCACTAGCCTGCAGGAAGCTGTGCTCACTGCTCTGGATGTTTTGCAAAAG GCCATCTGTGTGGGCCCGGAGAACCTGCAGGTCATGTACCCAGCCATCTTTGAACAGCTGCTACTTTTTGTGGAGTTCTCCTGCAAGCCTCCTCAGTACGGCAGGATGGAAACCAAACACGTGGCCAATGCCAAATACAACCAG GCAGAATGGGTTGCCTTAAACTACGTTCCCTTTGCTGAGCGTTCcttggaggtggtggtggaccTGTACCATAAAACAGCGTGCCACAAAGCCGTCATTAATGAGAAGGTTCTGCAGAATATCATTAAG ACTTTACGAATGCCTTTGGGTTTGAAGTACGCCTGTCCGTCTGAGAGCACCTGGAAGCTCGCCGTATCGTCTCTGCTCAAGGTGCTGTCTATTGGGCTGCCTGTGGCCCGCCAGCATGCCTCATCGGGGAAGTTTGACACTATGTGGCCAGAACTGGCCAATGCCTTTGAAGACTTTCTTTTTACCAAAAG CACTCCTCCAGATAACCTGTCTATCCAGGAGTTCCAGAAGAATGAAGCCATTGATGTAGAG GTGGTCCAGCTGATCAGCACAGAGATTTTACCTTTTGCCAATTTCATCCCCAAAGACTTTGTTGGCCAGATCATGGCTATGCTCAATAAGGGTTCCATTCACTCGCAGTCTCCCTCATTCACAG AAGCAGAGATAGACGTGCGGATGAGGGAGGAGTTTTCGAAGGTGTGCTTTGAGACGCTGCTGCAGTTTTCCTTCAGCAACAAGGTTTCCACCCCGCAGGAGGGCTACATCTCTCGCATGGCGCTCTCTGTGCTCCTCAAGAGGTCCCAGGATGTCCTGAGACGCTACGTAGAGGATGAGAGGCTGAGCGGACGCTGCCCGTTGCCAAG
- the mon2 gene encoding protein MON2 homolog isoform X1 — protein MSTSSPEAVKKLLENMQTDLRSLSMECKKKFPPVKEAAESGIVKIKTIAARNTDILAALKENSSEVVQPFLMGCGTKEPKITQLCLTAIQRLMSHEVVSEAAAGNIINMLWQLMENGLEELKLLQTVLVLLTTNTVVHDEVLSKAIVLCFRLHFTKDNITNNTAAATVRQVVTVVFERMVAEDERFKGIVEQPPPVQGNTNRRSVSTLRPSAKDAYMLFQDLCQLVNADAPYWLVGMTEMTRTFGLELLESVLNDFPGVFLQHQEFSFLLKERVCPLVIKLFSPNIKFRQGSSSAASPAPVEKPYFPICMRLLRVVSVLIKHFYSLLVTECEIFLSLLVKFLDGEKPQWLRAVAVESVHRLCVQPHLLRSFCQSYDMKQHSTKVFRDIVNALGSFIQSLFIVPSVGNPAVVSAPAGGSGSGPQGTAQGGTGPGGVSGTLTTQAAFEYRGTWIPLMTVSVQGSAKATYLEMLDKVEPPSIPEGYAMSVAFSALLDLVRGITSMIERELSMEEEAAAEFREAHPDQEWKPQAGAHLVWEEMVSACWCGLLAALSLLLDASTDETATENILKAELTMASLCGRLGLVTPRDAFITAICKASLPPHYALTVLSSNAANLSSKAYSIQGQSVQIISPSSESHQQVVAVGQPLTAQPQGTVVLTAKNIQCMRTLLNLAHCHGAVLGTSWQLVLATLQHLVWILGLKPGVGGALKPGRAVEGPSTVLTTAVMTDLPVISNILSRLFESSQYLDDVSLHHLINALCSLSLEAMEMAYGNNKEPSLFAVAKLLETGLVNMDRIEILWRPLTGHLLEKVCQHPNSRMREWGAEALTALIKAGLAYKHDPPLAQNQRLQLLLLNPLKELSNVLHADIRQKQLECVLQILQSQGDSLGPGWPLVLGVIGAIRNDQGESLIRTAFQCLQLVVTDFLPTMPCTCLQIVVDVAGSFGLQNQELNISLTSIGLLWNISDYFFQRGEAITQELEREEEALQKQAQEKGETLNRPFHPAPPFDCLWLCLYAKLGELCVDPRPAVRKSAGQTLFSTIAAHGTLLQQPTWHIVVWKVLFQLLDCVRTSSTTADKEKIESGGGNILIHHSRDTAEKQWAETWVLTLAGVARIFNTRRYLLQQLGDFFEAWEVLLNHIQSAALSKNNEVSLAALKSFQEILQIVTPVKDSDKGGDALAAMGVPPVLIDPLSASGPGRPLVRSDSLVERLTRYNGAELQAPPPGEESALEDSALWWSAWNTWYRTGTDSTRPPSGPTEKLSFIPSQPFLTALIQIFPALYQHIKSNFSMEDLKKLGVILHGAVSVPISSDASPFILPSYTEAVLTSLQEAVLTALDVLQKAICVGPENLQVMYPAIFEQLLLFVEFSCKPPQYGRMETKHVANAKYNQIQLFAPAEWVALNYVPFAERSLEVVVDLYHKTACHKAVINEKVLQNIIKTLRMPLGLKYACPSESTWKLAVSSLLKVLSIGLPVARQHASSGKFDTMWPELANAFEDFLFTKSTPPDNLSIQEFQKNEAIDVEVVQLISTEILPFANFIPKDFVGQIMAMLNKGSIHSQSPSFTEAEIDVRMREEFSKVCFETLLQFSFSNKVSTPQEGYISRMALSVLLKRSQDVLRRYVEDERLSGRCPLPRQQVTEIIFVLKAISTLMDSLKKTQPENVDGNTWAQVIALYPTLVECITCSSSEVSSALKEALGPFKDFMQPPVSKVQNGES, from the exons ATGTCGACGAGCAGTCCCGAAGCGGTGAAGAAATTGCTGGAGAACATGCAGACGGATCTGCGGTCTCTCTCCATGGAGTGCAAGAAGAAATTCCCCCCAGTCAAAGAG gcTGCAGAGTCTGGCATTGTAAAGATTAAGACCATTGCAGCCAGGAACACAGACATACTGGCAG CGCTGAAGGAGAACAGCTCGGAGGTTGTGCAGCCCTTTCTGATGGGCTGTGGCACCAAAGAGCCAAAGATCACCCAGCTGTGTCTGACTGCTATTCAGAGGCTTATGTCCCATGAGGTGGTTTCTGAG GCAGCAGCAGGGAACATTATCAACATGTTGTGGCAGCTGATGGAAAATGGtttggaggagctgaaactttTACAGACTGTGTTGGTCCTTCTAACCACCAACACCGTCGTACATGATGAAGTACTTTCCAAG GCTATTGTGCTGTGTTTCCGTCTTCACTTCACTAAGGACAACATCACcaacaacacagctgctgccaCCGTCAGACAGGTCGTCACTGTGGTGTTTGAGAGGATGGTGGCCGAGGATGAGCGCTTTAAAG GTATTGTGGAGCAACCTCCACCTGTTCAGGGAAACACCAACCGGCGGTCTGTCAGTACACTGAGACCCAGTGCTAAGGATGCATATATGCTGTTCCAG GACTTGTGCCAGCTAGTGAATGCTGATGCCCCCTACTGGCTGGTGGGAATGACAGAGATGACCCGGACATTTGGCTTGGAACTGCTGGAGTCAGTTCTTAATGATTTCCCTGGTGTTTTCCTACAG CACcaagagttcagcttcctgctgaAAGAACGAGTATGCCCTCTTGTCATCAAGCTCTTCTCCCCCAACATAAAGTTCCGGcagggcagcagcagcgctgCCTCTCCAGCACCTGTGGAGAAACCTTATTTTCCCATCTGCATGCGGTTGCTCCGTGTGGTCTCAGTCCTCATCAAACACTTCTACAGCTTACTG GTGACTGAGTGTGAGATCTTCTTGTCTCTGCTGGTGAAGTTTCTGGATGGGGAGAAGCCACAGTGGCTAAGAGCAGTGGCCGTGGAATCAGTCCATAGGCTCTGCGTGCAGCCGCATTTGTTACG TTCTTTCTGCCAGTCGTACGACATGAAGCAACACTCTACTAAGGTATTCAGAGACATTGTCAATGCCCTGGGATCCTTCATTCAGTCCCTCTTCATTGTCCCCAGTGTTGGCAACCCTGCTGTTGTCAGTGCACCTGCTG GTGGGTCTGGTTCAGGGCCCCAAGGCACAGCACAGGGTGGCACAGGACCAGGAGGGGTCAGTGGAACCCTGACCACACAGGCGGCGTTTGAATACCGTGGTACCTGGATCCCCCTTATGACTGTTAGTGTCCAGGGCAGCGCCAAGGCCACCTA TTTAGAGATGCTGGACAAAGTTGAGCCTCCATCCATCCCAGAGGGCTATGCTATGTCCGTGGCCTTCAGTGCTCTGCTCGACCTGGTGAGGGGCATCACCTCCATGATTGAAAGAGAACTGTCCATGGAAGAGGAGGCAGCTGCTGAATTCAGGGAGGCTCACCCAGACCAGGAGTGGAAACCACAAGCTG GAGCCCACTTGGTGTGGGAGGAGATGGTCAGTGCCTGCTGGTGTGGTCTCCTGGCTGCcctgtctctgctgctggatgCCAG CACGGATGAGACGGCCACAGAGAACATCCTGAAGGCGGAGCTAACCATGGCTTCGCTGTGTGGTCGCCTGGGCTTGGTGACACCGCGTGATGCCTTCATCACAGCTATCTGCAAGGCCTCTCTGCCACCACACTATGCCCTAACTGTTCTCAGCAGCAATGCTGCTAACCTCTCTAGCAAAG CCTACTCAATCCAGGGCCAGAGTGTGCAGATTATCAGTCCCTCCAGTGAGTCTCATCAGCAGGTGGTTGCTGTGGGGCAGCCACTCACCGCCCAGCCCCAGGGCACTGTGGtg CTGACTGCCAAGAACATCCAGTGTATGAGAACCCTGTTGAACCTGGCTCATTGCCACGGGGCCGTGCTGGGCACCTCCTGGCAGCTGGTACTGGCTACCCTCCAG CACTTGGTTTGGATCTTGGGTCTGAAGCCGGGGGTGGGTGGGGCCCTGAAGCCTGGTCGAGCAGTTGAGGGACCCAGCACT gtgctgaccacagcaGTGATGACAGACCTGCCCGTCATCTCCAACATCCTATCCAGACTCTTTGAGAGCTCTCA ATACCTGGATGATGTGTCCCTGCACCACCtgatcaatgctctctgttccCTCTCCCTGGAAGCCATGGAAATGGCTTATGGAAACAATAAA GAACCATCTCTGTTTGCGGTTGCCAAGCTGCTGGAAACTGGCCTTGTAAACATGGATCGTATAGAGATCCTGTGGAGACCCCTGACTGGCCACCTACTGGAG AAG GTCTGCCAGCACCCAAACTCCAGAATGAGAGAGTGGGGGGCCGAGGCGTTGACAGCGCTCATCAAAGCAGGGCTGGCCTACAAACATGATCCTCCACTGGCCCAAAATCAG CGGCTGCAGCTTCTGTTGCTGAACCCCCTGAAGGAGTTGTCAAACGTGCTGCACGCAGACATCCGGCAGAAACAGCTAGAGTGTGTCCTGCAGATCCTGCAGAGCCAAGGAGACAGCCTGGGGCCTGGATGGCCCCTCGTTTTAGGTGTTATAGGAGCCATCCGCAATGATCAAGG TGAGTCACTGATCCGAACAGCCTTCCAGTGCCTGCAGTTGGTGGTGACAGACTTCCTCCCCACCATGCCTTGCACATGCCTCCAGATCGTAGTGGATGTAGCTGGCAGCTTTGGCCTTCAGAACCAGGAGCTCAACATCAGCCTCACGTCCATCGGCTTACTG TGGAACATTTCAGACTACTTCTTTCAAAGAGGCGAAGCCATCACACAGGAGCTGGAGAGGGAAGAGGAAGCACTGCAGAAACAAGCCCAGGAGAAAGGAGAAACCCTCAACAGGCCTTTCCACCCTGCCCCTCCCTTTGACTGCCTGTGGCTGTGCCTGTACGCCAAGCTGGGTGAGCTGTGTGTCGATCCGCGGCCCGCTGTGCGTAAGAGTGCTGGACAGACATTGTTCTCCACCATTGCTGCACATGGAACCTTGCTGCAGCAGCCAACGTGGCATATTGTGGTCTGGAAG GTCCTGTTCCAACTACTAGACTGCGTGAGGACGTCATCCACCACAGCAGATAAGGAGAAGATCGAGTCTGGAGGTGGGAACATTCTTATCCACCACTCACGAGATACTGCTGAAAAACAGTGGGCAGAGACGTGGGTGCTGACCCTGGCTGGGGTGGCACGCATTTTCAACACAAGGCGCTATCTCCTCCAGCAATTAG gtgattTCTTTGAGGCATGGGAGGTGCTGCTGAACCACATACAGTCAGCAGCTCTCAGCAAAAACAACGAGGTCTCCCTGGCTGCCCTCAAGAGCTTTCAAGAAATCTTGCAGATTGTTACACCTGTAAAAGACTCCGACAAAGGAGGGGATGCTCTTGCCGCCATGGGCGTCCCCCCAGTGCTCATTGACCCCCTCTCAGCATCTGGTCCTGGCAGACCTCTGGTGCGTTCGGATTCGCTAGTGGAACGGTTGACGCGGTACAACGGTGCTGAGCTACAGGCGCCACCGCCTGGCGAGGAGTCAGCCTTAGAGGACTCGGCATTATGGTGGTCTGCGTGGAACACGTGGTACCGAACAGGAACGGACAGCACTAGGCCACCTAGTGGTCCGACAGAGAAGCTCTCCTTCATCCCTAGCCAGCCCTTCCTCACAGCATTAATCCAGATCTTCCCAGCACTCTACCAGCACATCAAATCCAACTTTAGTATGGAGGATCTGAAAAAGTTAGGGGTCATCCTCCATGGGGCCGTGTCAGTGCCTATCAGCAGTGATGCCTCTCCCTTCATCCTTCCCTCCTACACTGAGGCAGTGCTCACTAGCCTGCAGGAAGCTGTGCTCACTGCTCTGGATGTTTTGCAAAAG GCCATCTGTGTGGGCCCGGAGAACCTGCAGGTCATGTACCCAGCCATCTTTGAACAGCTGCTACTTTTTGTGGAGTTCTCCTGCAAGCCTCCTCAGTACGGCAGGATGGAAACCAAACACGTGGCCAATGCCAAATACAACCAG ATCCAGCTGTTTGCACCG GCAGAATGGGTTGCCTTAAACTACGTTCCCTTTGCTGAGCGTTCcttggaggtggtggtggaccTGTACCATAAAACAGCGTGCCACAAAGCCGTCATTAATGAGAAGGTTCTGCAGAATATCATTAAG ACTTTACGAATGCCTTTGGGTTTGAAGTACGCCTGTCCGTCTGAGAGCACCTGGAAGCTCGCCGTATCGTCTCTGCTCAAGGTGCTGTCTATTGGGCTGCCTGTGGCCCGCCAGCATGCCTCATCGGGGAAGTTTGACACTATGTGGCCAGAACTGGCCAATGCCTTTGAAGACTTTCTTTTTACCAAAAG CACTCCTCCAGATAACCTGTCTATCCAGGAGTTCCAGAAGAATGAAGCCATTGATGTAGAG GTGGTCCAGCTGATCAGCACAGAGATTTTACCTTTTGCCAATTTCATCCCCAAAGACTTTGTTGGCCAGATCATGGCTATGCTCAATAAGGGTTCCATTCACTCGCAGTCTCCCTCATTCACAG AAGCAGAGATAGACGTGCGGATGAGGGAGGAGTTTTCGAAGGTGTGCTTTGAGACGCTGCTGCAGTTTTCCTTCAGCAACAAGGTTTCCACCCCGCAGGAGGGCTACATCTCTCGCATGGCGCTCTCTGTGCTCCTCAAGAGGTCCCAGGATGTCCTGAGACGCTACGTAGAGGATGAGAGGCTGAGCGGACGCTGCCCGTTGCCAAG